A single genomic interval of Limnothrix sp. FACHB-406 harbors:
- a CDS encoding glycosyltransferase, with protein MQHVPSKPISAKPRSRSARGSQWDAFVFLEVFDNEGGIQTYNQNLLTAYACVAEPNRRGRAWILRDRPMAKPPIGEGRLEFNCFGGAKSRAIGRLQMLASLAWNLWIAPPRQVFCGHINLVQAIAWICQIRRIPYTVLTHGKEVWDPLSPPARRALQRADALWIVSRYSRDRASQANQLNPDRVDLMPCPVDGTVFRPGPKPPELLTQYGLADCKVLMTVARLWPGDRYKGVDVTIRALPLIARAVPNVKYLVIGRGEDRPRLEALACEMGVGDRVVFAGFVPTEALPDFYRAADLYVMPSQEGFGIAYLEAMATGVPVISGDDDGSADPLQDGRLGWRVPHRDSEAVARAAIAALTTRGDRRCDGAWLRQEALGLFGVDAFRDRLHQLLNRSPQRGPRKP; from the coding sequence ATGCAGCACGTTCCATCAAAACCCATTTCGGCTAAGCCACGGTCTCGATCGGCGCGGGGCAGTCAGTGGGATGCATTCGTTTTCCTTGAGGTGTTCGACAACGAGGGCGGCATCCAAACCTATAACCAAAATTTGTTGACGGCCTACGCCTGTGTGGCGGAACCGAACCGCCGCGGCCGGGCCTGGATTTTGCGCGATCGCCCCATGGCTAAACCCCCGATCGGGGAAGGGCGTTTGGAATTTAACTGTTTTGGTGGGGCCAAGTCCCGGGCGATCGGGCGGTTGCAAATGCTGGCCAGCCTGGCCTGGAATCTGTGGATTGCGCCACCGCGCCAAGTGTTTTGTGGCCACATCAACCTTGTTCAGGCGATCGCCTGGATTTGCCAGATTCGGCGCATTCCCTACACCGTGCTGACCCACGGCAAGGAAGTTTGGGATCCCCTCTCGCCTCCGGCTCGCCGGGCCTTGCAGCGGGCCGATGCCCTTTGGATTGTTAGTCGCTATTCCCGCGATCGCGCCAGTCAGGCCAACCAGCTCAATCCCGATCGGGTGGATCTGATGCCCTGTCCGGTGGATGGCACGGTGTTTCGGCCGGGGCCCAAACCGCCAGAACTGTTGACGCAGTATGGCCTAGCCGATTGCAAAGTGCTGATGACCGTGGCGCGGCTCTGGCCGGGCGATCGCTACAAAGGGGTGGATGTGACCATTCGGGCCCTGCCACTGATTGCCCGAGCCGTGCCCAACGTGAAATATCTGGTGATTGGTCGCGGCGAAGATCGCCCGCGATTAGAAGCCCTGGCCTGCGAGATGGGCGTGGGCGATCGGGTCGTGTTTGCGGGTTTTGTGCCCACGGAGGCCCTGCCGGACTTTTACCGAGCCGCCGACCTCTACGTCATGCCCTCCCAAGAGGGATTTGGCATTGCTTATCTGGAAGCCATGGCCACGGGCGTACCGGTCATTTCCGGCGATGACGACGGTTCCGCCGACCCCTTGCAGGATGGTCGATTAGGGTGGCGGGTTCCCCACCGGGATTCGGAGGCCGTGGCCCGCGCCGCCATTGCTGCCTTGACGACCAGGGGCGATCGCCGTTGTGATGGGGCATGGCTGCGGCAAGAGGCCCTTGGCCTGTTTGGGGTGGATGCCTTTCGCGATCGCCTGCACCAGCTCCTGAACCGCAGTCCACAACGCGGCCCTCGCAAACCCTAG